In a genomic window of Taeniopygia guttata chromosome 11, bTaeGut7.mat, whole genome shotgun sequence:
- the IST1 gene encoding IST1 homolog isoform X8 produces MGRKCLSCWALDSRRSACESTCASSSIASNYWRKKRLMHKLSVEAPPKILVERYLIEIAKNYNVPYEPDSVVMAEAPAGGEADLIDVGFTDDVKKGGHGGGGSGGFTAPMIGHDGLVPMPVMMPMPMPATNPPFSYPPPKGPENFSGLPVGTYQPFTNIHPPPIPANPPTYDSIDEPDSDKDAAALVPGPEPKPEASPKPRAGAPSTFDNFVLPELPSVPDTLPTASAGANSSASEDIDFDDLSRRFEELKKKT; encoded by the exons atggggag AAAGTGTTTGTCATGTTGGGCTCTGGATTCAAGGCGGAGCGCTTGCGAGTCAACCTGCGCCTCGTCATCAATCGCCTCAAActactggagaaaaaaaaga CTGATGCACAAGCTGAGCGTGGAAGCACCACCCAAGATCCTGGTGGAGAGATACCTCATCGAGATTGCAAAAAACTACAATGTTCCCTATGAGCCTGACTCAGTAGTGATG GCTGAAGCCCCGGCAGGTGGAGAGGCTGATCTAATTGATGTGGGCTTCACGGATGATGTGAAGAAGGGTGGCCATGGAGGGGGTGGAAGTGGTGGATTTACAGCCCCAATGATAGGTCATGATGGGTTAGTACCCATGCCTGTGATGATGCCTATGCCCATGCCAGCAACAAATCCACCCTTCTCCTATCCACCTCCAAAGGGACCG GAGAACTTCAGCGGCCTGCCAGTGGGGACCTACCAGCCTTTCACTAACATCCACCCACCACCAATTCCGGCAAACCCACCCACATATGACTCT ATTGATGAGCCTGACTCTGACAAGGATGCTGCTGCACTAGTGCCTG GGCCTGAGCCCAAGCCAGAAGCTTCTCCTAAACCAAGAGCTGGAGCTCCTAGTACCTTTGATAACTTTGTACTGCCTGAATTGCCATCTGTGCCAGACACACTGCCAACAGCGTCTGCTGGCGCCAACTCTTCTGCCTCAGAAGACATTGACTTTGATGATCTTTCACGGAGATTTGAGGagctgaagaagaaaacataa
- the IST1 gene encoding IST1 homolog isoform X5 yields MLGSGFKAERLRVNLRLVINRLKLLEKKKTELAQKARKEIADYLAAGKDERARIRVEHIIREDYLVEAMEILELYCDLLLARFGLIQSMKELDSGLAEAVSTLIWAAPRLQSEVAELKILMHKLSVEAPPKILVERYLIEIAKNYNVPYEPDSVVMAEAPAGGEADLIDVGFTDDVKKGGHGGGGSGGFTAPMIGHDGLVPMPVMMPMPMPATNPPFSYPPPKGPENFSGLPVGTYQPFTNIHPPPIPANPPTYDSIDEPDSDKDAAALVPGPEPKPEASPKPRAGAPSTFDNFVLPELPSVPDTLPTASAGANSSASEDIDFDDLSRRFEELKKKT; encoded by the exons ATGTTGGGCTCTGGATTCAAGGCGGAGCGCTTGCGAGTCAACCTGCGCCTCGTCATCAATCGCCTCAAActactggagaaaaaaaaga ctgagttGGCCCAGAAGGCAAGGAAGGAGATTGCAGATTACCTGGCAGCTGGAAAAGATGAACGTGCCAGGATTCGTGTGGAGCACATCATACGTGAAGATTACCTTGTGGAGGCCATGGAGATCCTGGAGCTGTACTGTGATCTGCTGCTTGCCCGCTTTGGCTTGATCCAGTCCATGAA GGAGCTGGACTCTGGCCTGGCAGAGGCAGTATCAACACTGATTTGGGCTGCACCACGCCTCCAGTCAGAAGTGGCTGAGTTGAAGATT CTGATGCACAAGCTGAGCGTGGAAGCACCACCCAAGATCCTGGTGGAGAGATACCTCATCGAGATTGCAAAAAACTACAATGTTCCCTATGAGCCTGACTCAGTAGTGATG GCTGAAGCCCCGGCAGGTGGAGAGGCTGATCTAATTGATGTGGGCTTCACGGATGATGTGAAGAAGGGTGGCCATGGAGGGGGTGGAAGTGGTGGATTTACAGCCCCAATGATAGGTCATGATGGGTTAGTACCCATGCCTGTGATGATGCCTATGCCCATGCCAGCAACAAATCCACCCTTCTCCTATCCACCTCCAAAGGGACCG GAGAACTTCAGCGGCCTGCCAGTGGGGACCTACCAGCCTTTCACTAACATCCACCCACCACCAATTCCGGCAAACCCACCCACATATGACTCT ATTGATGAGCCTGACTCTGACAAGGATGCTGCTGCACTAGTGCCTG GGCCTGAGCCCAAGCCAGAAGCTTCTCCTAAACCAAGAGCTGGAGCTCCTAGTACCTTTGATAACTTTGTACTGCCTGAATTGCCATCTGTGCCAGACACACTGCCAACAGCGTCTGCTGGCGCCAACTCTTCTGCCTCAGAAGACATTGACTTTGATGATCTTTCACGGAGATTTGAGGagctgaagaagaaaacataa
- the IST1 gene encoding IST1 homolog isoform X3, translating into MPQGLPQPWDSLLGSAPLVLWDVLSVPPSWGGRGISPLCPQVQLRRWSSCRAFCALSGLSLSIRPDAASLAERLLRLAAVPAAGSGHTRSALGSAAAGREGWGESVCHVGLWIQGGALASQPAPRHQSPQTTGEKKEELDSGLAEAVSTLIWAAPRLQSEVAELKIVADQLCAKYSKEYGKLCRTNQIGTVNDRLMHKLSVEAPPKILVERYLIEIAKNYNVPYEPDSVVMAEAPAGGEADLIDVGFTDDVKKGGHGGGGSGGFTAPMIGHDGLVPMPVMMPMPMPATNPPFSYPPPKGPIDEPDSDKDAAALVPGPEPKPEASPKPRAGAPSTFDNFVLPELPSVPDTLPTASAGANSSASEDIDFDDLSRRFEELKKKT; encoded by the exons ATGCCTCAGGGTCTCCCGCAGCCCTGGGACTCGCTCCTGGGATCTGCTCCGCTCGTGCTGTGGGATGTTCTCTCGGTGCCACCTAGCTGGGGCGGGAGAGGGATTTCTCCCCTTTGCCCTCAGGTGCAGCTGCGCCGGTGGAGCTCATGTAGGGCCTTCTGCGCACTGTCCGGACTGTCCCTGAGCATTAGGCCAGACGCGGCGAGTCTCGCCGAACGGCTGCTGCGGCTGGCGGCCGTCCCGGCAGCCGGATCAGGCCATACTCGCTCCGCTCTGGGCAGTGCCGCCGCcggcagggagggatggggag AAAGTGTTTGTCATGTTGGGCTCTGGATTCAAGGCGGAGCGCTTGCGAGTCAACCTGCGCCTCGTCATCAATCGCCTCAAActactggagaaaaaaaaga GGAGCTGGACTCTGGCCTGGCAGAGGCAGTATCAACACTGATTTGGGCTGCACCACGCCTCCAGTCAGAAGTGGCTGAGTTGAAGATT gttGCTGATCAGTTGTGTGCTAAGTACAGCAAGGAGTATGGGAAGCTGTGCCGGACAAACCAGATTGGGACAGTCAACGACAGG CTGATGCACAAGCTGAGCGTGGAAGCACCACCCAAGATCCTGGTGGAGAGATACCTCATCGAGATTGCAAAAAACTACAATGTTCCCTATGAGCCTGACTCAGTAGTGATG GCTGAAGCCCCGGCAGGTGGAGAGGCTGATCTAATTGATGTGGGCTTCACGGATGATGTGAAGAAGGGTGGCCATGGAGGGGGTGGAAGTGGTGGATTTACAGCCCCAATGATAGGTCATGATGGGTTAGTACCCATGCCTGTGATGATGCCTATGCCCATGCCAGCAACAAATCCACCCTTCTCCTATCCACCTCCAAAGGGACCG ATTGATGAGCCTGACTCTGACAAGGATGCTGCTGCACTAGTGCCTG GGCCTGAGCCCAAGCCAGAAGCTTCTCCTAAACCAAGAGCTGGAGCTCCTAGTACCTTTGATAACTTTGTACTGCCTGAATTGCCATCTGTGCCAGACACACTGCCAACAGCGTCTGCTGGCGCCAACTCTTCTGCCTCAGAAGACATTGACTTTGATGATCTTTCACGGAGATTTGAGGagctgaagaagaaaacataa
- the IST1 gene encoding IST1 homolog isoform X2 produces the protein MPQGLPQPWDSLLGSAPLVLWDVLSVPPSWGGRGISPLCPQVQLRRWSSCRAFCALSGLSLSIRPDAASLAERLLRLAAVPAAGSGHTRSALGSAAAGREGWGESVCHVGLWIQGGALASQPAPRHQSPQTTGEKKEELDSGLAEAVSTLIWAAPRLQSEVAELKILMHKLSVEAPPKILVERYLIEIAKNYNVPYEPDSVVMAEAPAGGEADLIDVGFTDDVKKGGHGGGGSGGFTAPMIGHDGLVPMPVMMPMPMPATNPPFSYPPPKGPENFSGLPVGTYQPFTNIHPPPIPANPPTYDSIDEPDSDKDAAALVPGPEPKPEASPKPRAGAPSTFDNFVLPELPSVPDTLPTASAGANSSASEDIDFDDLSRRFEELKKKT, from the exons ATGCCTCAGGGTCTCCCGCAGCCCTGGGACTCGCTCCTGGGATCTGCTCCGCTCGTGCTGTGGGATGTTCTCTCGGTGCCACCTAGCTGGGGCGGGAGAGGGATTTCTCCCCTTTGCCCTCAGGTGCAGCTGCGCCGGTGGAGCTCATGTAGGGCCTTCTGCGCACTGTCCGGACTGTCCCTGAGCATTAGGCCAGACGCGGCGAGTCTCGCCGAACGGCTGCTGCGGCTGGCGGCCGTCCCGGCAGCCGGATCAGGCCATACTCGCTCCGCTCTGGGCAGTGCCGCCGCcggcagggagggatggggag AAAGTGTTTGTCATGTTGGGCTCTGGATTCAAGGCGGAGCGCTTGCGAGTCAACCTGCGCCTCGTCATCAATCGCCTCAAActactggagaaaaaaaaga GGAGCTGGACTCTGGCCTGGCAGAGGCAGTATCAACACTGATTTGGGCTGCACCACGCCTCCAGTCAGAAGTGGCTGAGTTGAAGATT CTGATGCACAAGCTGAGCGTGGAAGCACCACCCAAGATCCTGGTGGAGAGATACCTCATCGAGATTGCAAAAAACTACAATGTTCCCTATGAGCCTGACTCAGTAGTGATG GCTGAAGCCCCGGCAGGTGGAGAGGCTGATCTAATTGATGTGGGCTTCACGGATGATGTGAAGAAGGGTGGCCATGGAGGGGGTGGAAGTGGTGGATTTACAGCCCCAATGATAGGTCATGATGGGTTAGTACCCATGCCTGTGATGATGCCTATGCCCATGCCAGCAACAAATCCACCCTTCTCCTATCCACCTCCAAAGGGACCG GAGAACTTCAGCGGCCTGCCAGTGGGGACCTACCAGCCTTTCACTAACATCCACCCACCACCAATTCCGGCAAACCCACCCACATATGACTCT ATTGATGAGCCTGACTCTGACAAGGATGCTGCTGCACTAGTGCCTG GGCCTGAGCCCAAGCCAGAAGCTTCTCCTAAACCAAGAGCTGGAGCTCCTAGTACCTTTGATAACTTTGTACTGCCTGAATTGCCATCTGTGCCAGACACACTGCCAACAGCGTCTGCTGGCGCCAACTCTTCTGCCTCAGAAGACATTGACTTTGATGATCTTTCACGGAGATTTGAGGagctgaagaagaaaacataa
- the IST1 gene encoding IST1 homolog isoform X4: MLGSGFKAERLRVNLRLVINRLKLLEKKKTELAQKARKEIADYLAAGKDERARIRVEHIIREDYLVEAMEILELYCDLLLARFGLIQSMKELDSGLAEAVSTLIWAAPRLQSEVAELKIVADQLCAKYSKEYGKLCRTNQIGTVNDRLMHKLSVEAPPKILVERYLIEIAKNYNVPYEPDSVVMAEAPAGGEADLIDVGFTDDVKKGGHGGGGSGGFTAPMIGHDGLVPMPVMMPMPMPATNPPFSYPPPKGPENFSGLPVGTYQPFTNIHPPPIPANPPTYDSIDEPDSDKDAAALVPGPEPKPEASPKPRAGAPSTFDNFVLPELPSVPDTLPTASAGANSSASEDIDFDDLSRRFEELKKKT, from the exons ATGTTGGGCTCTGGATTCAAGGCGGAGCGCTTGCGAGTCAACCTGCGCCTCGTCATCAATCGCCTCAAActactggagaaaaaaaaga ctgagttGGCCCAGAAGGCAAGGAAGGAGATTGCAGATTACCTGGCAGCTGGAAAAGATGAACGTGCCAGGATTCGTGTGGAGCACATCATACGTGAAGATTACCTTGTGGAGGCCATGGAGATCCTGGAGCTGTACTGTGATCTGCTGCTTGCCCGCTTTGGCTTGATCCAGTCCATGAA GGAGCTGGACTCTGGCCTGGCAGAGGCAGTATCAACACTGATTTGGGCTGCACCACGCCTCCAGTCAGAAGTGGCTGAGTTGAAGATT gttGCTGATCAGTTGTGTGCTAAGTACAGCAAGGAGTATGGGAAGCTGTGCCGGACAAACCAGATTGGGACAGTCAACGACAGG CTGATGCACAAGCTGAGCGTGGAAGCACCACCCAAGATCCTGGTGGAGAGATACCTCATCGAGATTGCAAAAAACTACAATGTTCCCTATGAGCCTGACTCAGTAGTGATG GCTGAAGCCCCGGCAGGTGGAGAGGCTGATCTAATTGATGTGGGCTTCACGGATGATGTGAAGAAGGGTGGCCATGGAGGGGGTGGAAGTGGTGGATTTACAGCCCCAATGATAGGTCATGATGGGTTAGTACCCATGCCTGTGATGATGCCTATGCCCATGCCAGCAACAAATCCACCCTTCTCCTATCCACCTCCAAAGGGACCG GAGAACTTCAGCGGCCTGCCAGTGGGGACCTACCAGCCTTTCACTAACATCCACCCACCACCAATTCCGGCAAACCCACCCACATATGACTCT ATTGATGAGCCTGACTCTGACAAGGATGCTGCTGCACTAGTGCCTG GGCCTGAGCCCAAGCCAGAAGCTTCTCCTAAACCAAGAGCTGGAGCTCCTAGTACCTTTGATAACTTTGTACTGCCTGAATTGCCATCTGTGCCAGACACACTGCCAACAGCGTCTGCTGGCGCCAACTCTTCTGCCTCAGAAGACATTGACTTTGATGATCTTTCACGGAGATTTGAGGagctgaagaagaaaacataa
- the IST1 gene encoding IST1 homolog isoform X6, whose protein sequence is MKSCGTERHFAWRACGAAGESVCHVGLWIQGGALASQPAPRHQSPQTTGEKKEELDSGLAEAVSTLIWAAPRLQSEVAELKIVADQLCAKYSKEYGKLCRTNQIGTVNDRLMHKLSVEAPPKILVERYLIEIAKNYNVPYEPDSVVMAEAPAGGEADLIDVGFTDDVKKGGHGGGGSGGFTAPMIGHDGLVPMPVMMPMPMPATNPPFSYPPPKGPENFSGLPVGTYQPFTNIHPPPIPANPPTYDSIDEPDSDKDAAALVPGPEPKPEASPKPRAGAPSTFDNFVLPELPSVPDTLPTASAGANSSASEDIDFDDLSRRFEELKKKT, encoded by the exons ATGAAGTCTTGCGGCACCGAGCGCCATTTTGCGTGGCGGGCCTGCGGAGCGGCGGGTG AAAGTGTTTGTCATGTTGGGCTCTGGATTCAAGGCGGAGCGCTTGCGAGTCAACCTGCGCCTCGTCATCAATCGCCTCAAActactggagaaaaaaaaga GGAGCTGGACTCTGGCCTGGCAGAGGCAGTATCAACACTGATTTGGGCTGCACCACGCCTCCAGTCAGAAGTGGCTGAGTTGAAGATT gttGCTGATCAGTTGTGTGCTAAGTACAGCAAGGAGTATGGGAAGCTGTGCCGGACAAACCAGATTGGGACAGTCAACGACAGG CTGATGCACAAGCTGAGCGTGGAAGCACCACCCAAGATCCTGGTGGAGAGATACCTCATCGAGATTGCAAAAAACTACAATGTTCCCTATGAGCCTGACTCAGTAGTGATG GCTGAAGCCCCGGCAGGTGGAGAGGCTGATCTAATTGATGTGGGCTTCACGGATGATGTGAAGAAGGGTGGCCATGGAGGGGGTGGAAGTGGTGGATTTACAGCCCCAATGATAGGTCATGATGGGTTAGTACCCATGCCTGTGATGATGCCTATGCCCATGCCAGCAACAAATCCACCCTTCTCCTATCCACCTCCAAAGGGACCG GAGAACTTCAGCGGCCTGCCAGTGGGGACCTACCAGCCTTTCACTAACATCCACCCACCACCAATTCCGGCAAACCCACCCACATATGACTCT ATTGATGAGCCTGACTCTGACAAGGATGCTGCTGCACTAGTGCCTG GGCCTGAGCCCAAGCCAGAAGCTTCTCCTAAACCAAGAGCTGGAGCTCCTAGTACCTTTGATAACTTTGTACTGCCTGAATTGCCATCTGTGCCAGACACACTGCCAACAGCGTCTGCTGGCGCCAACTCTTCTGCCTCAGAAGACATTGACTTTGATGATCTTTCACGGAGATTTGAGGagctgaagaagaaaacataa
- the IST1 gene encoding IST1 homolog isoform X1 encodes MPQGLPQPWDSLLGSAPLVLWDVLSVPPSWGGRGISPLCPQVQLRRWSSCRAFCALSGLSLSIRPDAASLAERLLRLAAVPAAGSGHTRSALGSAAAGREGWGESVCHVGLWIQGGALASQPAPRHQSPQTTGEKKEELDSGLAEAVSTLIWAAPRLQSEVAELKIVADQLCAKYSKEYGKLCRTNQIGTVNDRLMHKLSVEAPPKILVERYLIEIAKNYNVPYEPDSVVMAEAPAGGEADLIDVGFTDDVKKGGHGGGGSGGFTAPMIGHDGLVPMPVMMPMPMPATNPPFSYPPPKGPENFSGLPVGTYQPFTNIHPPPIPANPPTYDSIDEPDSDKDAAALVPGPEPKPEASPKPRAGAPSTFDNFVLPELPSVPDTLPTASAGANSSASEDIDFDDLSRRFEELKKKT; translated from the exons ATGCCTCAGGGTCTCCCGCAGCCCTGGGACTCGCTCCTGGGATCTGCTCCGCTCGTGCTGTGGGATGTTCTCTCGGTGCCACCTAGCTGGGGCGGGAGAGGGATTTCTCCCCTTTGCCCTCAGGTGCAGCTGCGCCGGTGGAGCTCATGTAGGGCCTTCTGCGCACTGTCCGGACTGTCCCTGAGCATTAGGCCAGACGCGGCGAGTCTCGCCGAACGGCTGCTGCGGCTGGCGGCCGTCCCGGCAGCCGGATCAGGCCATACTCGCTCCGCTCTGGGCAGTGCCGCCGCcggcagggagggatggggag AAAGTGTTTGTCATGTTGGGCTCTGGATTCAAGGCGGAGCGCTTGCGAGTCAACCTGCGCCTCGTCATCAATCGCCTCAAActactggagaaaaaaaaga GGAGCTGGACTCTGGCCTGGCAGAGGCAGTATCAACACTGATTTGGGCTGCACCACGCCTCCAGTCAGAAGTGGCTGAGTTGAAGATT gttGCTGATCAGTTGTGTGCTAAGTACAGCAAGGAGTATGGGAAGCTGTGCCGGACAAACCAGATTGGGACAGTCAACGACAGG CTGATGCACAAGCTGAGCGTGGAAGCACCACCCAAGATCCTGGTGGAGAGATACCTCATCGAGATTGCAAAAAACTACAATGTTCCCTATGAGCCTGACTCAGTAGTGATG GCTGAAGCCCCGGCAGGTGGAGAGGCTGATCTAATTGATGTGGGCTTCACGGATGATGTGAAGAAGGGTGGCCATGGAGGGGGTGGAAGTGGTGGATTTACAGCCCCAATGATAGGTCATGATGGGTTAGTACCCATGCCTGTGATGATGCCTATGCCCATGCCAGCAACAAATCCACCCTTCTCCTATCCACCTCCAAAGGGACCG GAGAACTTCAGCGGCCTGCCAGTGGGGACCTACCAGCCTTTCACTAACATCCACCCACCACCAATTCCGGCAAACCCACCCACATATGACTCT ATTGATGAGCCTGACTCTGACAAGGATGCTGCTGCACTAGTGCCTG GGCCTGAGCCCAAGCCAGAAGCTTCTCCTAAACCAAGAGCTGGAGCTCCTAGTACCTTTGATAACTTTGTACTGCCTGAATTGCCATCTGTGCCAGACACACTGCCAACAGCGTCTGCTGGCGCCAACTCTTCTGCCTCAGAAGACATTGACTTTGATGATCTTTCACGGAGATTTGAGGagctgaagaagaaaacataa
- the IST1 gene encoding IST1 homolog isoform X7, translated as MPQGLPQPWDSLLGSAPLVLWDVLSVPPSWGGRGISPLCPQVQLRRWSSCRAFCALSGLSLSIRPDAASLAERLLRLAAVPAAGSGHTRSALGSAAAGREGWGESVCHVGLWIQGGALASQPAPRHQSPQTTGEKKEELDSGLAEAVSTLIWAAPRLQSEVAELKIVADQLCAKYSKEYGKLCRTNQIGTVNDRLMHKLSVEAPPKILVERYLIEIAKNYNVPYEPDSVVMAEAPAGGEADLIDVGFTDDVKKGGHGGGGSGGFTAPMIGHDGLVPMPVMMPMPMPATNPPFSYPPPKGPGTEESRLNS; from the exons ATGCCTCAGGGTCTCCCGCAGCCCTGGGACTCGCTCCTGGGATCTGCTCCGCTCGTGCTGTGGGATGTTCTCTCGGTGCCACCTAGCTGGGGCGGGAGAGGGATTTCTCCCCTTTGCCCTCAGGTGCAGCTGCGCCGGTGGAGCTCATGTAGGGCCTTCTGCGCACTGTCCGGACTGTCCCTGAGCATTAGGCCAGACGCGGCGAGTCTCGCCGAACGGCTGCTGCGGCTGGCGGCCGTCCCGGCAGCCGGATCAGGCCATACTCGCTCCGCTCTGGGCAGTGCCGCCGCcggcagggagggatggggag AAAGTGTTTGTCATGTTGGGCTCTGGATTCAAGGCGGAGCGCTTGCGAGTCAACCTGCGCCTCGTCATCAATCGCCTCAAActactggagaaaaaaaaga GGAGCTGGACTCTGGCCTGGCAGAGGCAGTATCAACACTGATTTGGGCTGCACCACGCCTCCAGTCAGAAGTGGCTGAGTTGAAGATT gttGCTGATCAGTTGTGTGCTAAGTACAGCAAGGAGTATGGGAAGCTGTGCCGGACAAACCAGATTGGGACAGTCAACGACAGG CTGATGCACAAGCTGAGCGTGGAAGCACCACCCAAGATCCTGGTGGAGAGATACCTCATCGAGATTGCAAAAAACTACAATGTTCCCTATGAGCCTGACTCAGTAGTGATG GCTGAAGCCCCGGCAGGTGGAGAGGCTGATCTAATTGATGTGGGCTTCACGGATGATGTGAAGAAGGGTGGCCATGGAGGGGGTGGAAGTGGTGGATTTACAGCCCCAATGATAGGTCATGATGGGTTAGTACCCATGCCTGTGATGATGCCTATGCCCATGCCAGCAACAAATCCACCCTTCTCCTATCCACCTCCAAAGGGACCG GGAACAGAGGAGTCCAGACTTAACTCCTGA